The genomic segment CATCCCTGTCCATCTCCACACGGCTTATGGCATCAATACTCCTCGTTTCTCCATCGACTCTTATAATTCGATACTGAAACTCCATTGTTCCGCCTGAAACCAGCTGTTTCTCGATAACCTCATCTATAAAGTCGATGTCATCCGTGTGGACAAAGCTTTTAAAGCTGTCGAAGGTAAGTTCACTGCTCTGGGGCTCAAGCCCCATCATGCGGTAGGCCTCTTCGGACCATATAACCCTGTTATTTGGTATATCCCATTCGAAACTGCCGTAGTGGGCTATCTGCTGGGCATCGGCGAGGATCCTGTTGCTCTCCTCAATGCGGCGTTTTGCATCCTCCAGTTCTACCGTCCTCTCGGAAACACGCTTCTCAAGGTTCTGATTCATATCCTGCAAGAGGGTCTGGTATTTAATAACCTCGGTAATATCCGTGAAGGATACTATATACTCATCCTGATTCTGCTCGTCCAGCTTAAGCGGTGATACTCGGTAGTCCACGAGGAAGGTGCGGATCTCGTCTGTGCGGACATCCTTCATGAGAACCTTGGAATCCTTCTCCTCGGCGGTATTTATAATCAGCTGACGAAGCCATTCGCCGCTGTCATGACCTGAGATGTAGCCATCTTCATCCAGAAAGAGGTCGCAGACACACTGATGATCCCTTTTGAAGTCCTCAAGGCTTGAATACCCTGAGAACTCAAGGAGGTTTTTATTGCAGCTTTTCAGTATGTACCCGTTGGTGGTTGCTATCATGCTGGACTGGGAATCGAGGATATTCTGCAGGTAATCTCTGCGCCTCTCGATCTCCTCCCTCTGCTCTACGATGGAGGATATATCTTTGACGATTGCAAGGCGGTTTACGGGCTCATTATCCGTACCCTTGATGAGGCTTACACCTATTGACGTCCAAACCTCATTCCCATCCGGTCTGCGGAAACGCTTCTCTGTACTGTAGCTCTCTATCTCTCCATTCAGGAGCTGTCTGTTATATTCAGTTCCCTTATCATGATCCTCGTCAACACTCAACTCAGATACTCTGTTGCCTAAAATGCTCTCTTCGGTAACCCCTACCATATTGCAAAATGCGGGGTTTGCCATGAGCACCCGCCCTTCGAGATCCGAAAGCACGATACCGCTTACGCTCCTGTCGAAAACTGCCTGCAGAAGGTTTCTGTTCTCCTCGAGGTTGTTCTGAGTTTTCTTAATATCTGTAATAACATTGCAGATTATCATCCCCTGCTCTATCTCCCCCTTGTAGCCCTTTATCGGGAGGGTGATGATCTGCAACCATTCCTCTCCAAGGCGGTGCTCAAAGCGGGAGACCTTACCTTCAAGCGCCTCATTCATATGGGGAACCACTTCGGCACAGAAGTGTTCACCCATAGAATCCCAAACCTTCTTCCCCTCAAGGGCGCTTTTCTCGATTCCGTAGCCTTCTAGCCCTTTACCTTCTGCTATGCTGAAACGAAGGTCTGTGTCGTAAAGCATAATCGCGCCATTGAGGTAATTCTTTGCAATGTTGATATATATTTCCCGGCTTCTTGCAAGCTCGATGGTCTTCACCTGGAGCTCTTCATTCACCGTAATCATCTCTTCGTTTGTGGACTGGAGCTCCTCGTTGGATGTCTCGAGCTCTTCATTGGTGGACTGCAGTTCTTCATTGGAGGAGTGCAGTTCCTCGTTGAGAGCCTGAAGTTCTTCGTTCGTAGTTTCGTATTCCTCGATAACAGTCTGCAGATGCTCTCTGGTTGCGATAAGATCCTGTTCTAGCTCACTGATTTTATCATCACTCTCCCTGTTCGTAGGGATAGAATCACTCTGCTTTGACCCGATACTAGTCTCCTCGAAGGATATAAGATAGTAGGGGTCGTCATCATCGCTGGAAGATAGATGAACAGGGGAGACACAAAGGCGTATGCTGGTTTTATTATTATGTTTATCTTCTACAACCACAGCGTTGCCCTTACAGTTATCCCCATCCTTGGCACACTTAAGGAGCAAACCCTTAAGCTCCAGGGCAAGACGATCATCAATCATCTTAGTTACGGACAGGCTCGCCTCACCGTGGGCTAACTTAAGGAAACGATCCACCTTTCCGCTAACCTGAATAACGTTATGGTTAACATCCACAAGAACCGAAGGAGGGGCGTACTGCTCTGCAAGCGTTTGGCTCATGGCGACACCAGGACTCAATAAAGTCTTTCCGCTCTTCTTTTCTCGACTCCTCTTATCGCTTGTCTGGCTGGGCATAGGGGGCATCTTACCGGAGCTTTCGGCGGAACTGGTGTGCCAATGGCGCTTCTTGCGGTATATCCTGTTTCTGTCGTCCACAGTTTCGAAAAGGTCGCTCTCGTTCCAGGGTGATTCACTCCTGCCGAGTACAAGGAAACCACCGTTATTAAGGGAGTAGTGAAAAAGCTGGAGAACCTTCTTCTGCAGTTCGGGTTTAAAGTATATCAAAAGATTGCGGCAGCTTATGATATCCATATTGGAGAAGGGTGGATCCGCAGTAACATCCTGCTTGGCGAAGATAATAAGCTCTCTCAGTGACTTGGACACACGCCAGCGAGAATCCTCCATGGAGAAATACCTGTTGAGGATCCTCTTATCAAGGCCGGAAACTGCAGCATCGGTATAGAGCCCCTTTCTGGCAACCTCAAGGGCCTCCATATCTATGTCTGTGCCGAATATCTTGATGTTGCAGCTGTGGAGATCCCTGCCCAGAGCCTCGGATAGAGTTATGGCGATGGAGTATACCTCCTCGCCTGTGGAACACGCCGGAATCCAGATCCTCGGGCTCCTGGCCCCTTTCTCACACTTGATAAAGCTCTTTACAACCTCGGAAAGGTTCTTGAACACATCGATATCACGGAAAAATGATGTCACTGATATAAGGATGTTTTTACAAAGGGCATCCGCCTCGTTGGGATTTCTTTTTATATAGTCGGAGTAATCCTGTACAGTCGAGACCTTTATGGCGCTCATGCGCTGGGACATACGGCGGAGGATGGTATTCGGTTTATACTCGAAGAAGCTATAGCCTGTGCGTTTCTTAACAGATCTCAGTATTTCACCGATGTAATCCTGTTCTGTGGAGCTCACCTCATCCTGCTTTATGGGGGGAGCTGCCCTCAGAAGCTGGGCTATCTCCTGCCCCATATCCTCCGGCTCCATTATGTGATCCACGCACCCGGTGGCTATGGCTGCGGTGGGCATTCCGTTGTATTTTGCGGATTCCTTCCCCTGGCACAGGACAAACCCTTCAGCAGCCTTAATAGCCCGGACACCGTGGGATCCGTCCGAACCGGTACCGGAGAGGATAATACCGATGGGCTTATCGAGGTCGTCCTCTGCCATGGAAACAAAAAGATTGTCCACAGAAGGCTTCGGGCCTATAGCATGCCCGGGCTCACGGAGCATAATACGGCCGTCTTTTATGAAAACATCTCTGTTAGGGGGTGTTACGTATATGGTATTGGGGCTAGGATCTATTCCGTCCTCAGCATTCTTAACATCCATTACAGTACTGTTTTTGAGGAGTGATGAAAGCATACTGTGATGCTTGGGTGAGAGGTGCTGTGCAATAATGTAAGCTATATCCATATCCACCGGAAGCTTTGGAATAAGGAGCTTAAGTGCCTCCAGACCTCCAGCGGATGAACCTATCCCGACTATCTTCTTCGCCATAAAACTATCCGTATCTCCTTAACGGCTGCTTGCCATCCCTAAGAGATTTTAGCATAAGCTCGTAATTAAACAAATAAACATAAAACGAGCACGGTCAGTACAAAACACAGCTAGTCCTTGTTTTTCTTGCTACCTGAGTATATCTCATATCCAAGCAGACGGCACTCTATTTTGGAGTTCCAGAAGACGGTTTTTGATGATGTTTTAAGACCGACCTTCTTGGCAAGATCCATATTGCCCGTGAATATATACGCACTGCACCCGGTACAGCTCTGCTTGAAGAAATCGCCTATTTCGCCGTATACCTTTTCAAGTTTTGATACTTCCCCCATCCGCATTCCGTATTCAGGGTTGAGCATAACAACGGTTTCACCCCCGGGGATCTCTGTCTCTTCAAAGGGGACCTTGCCGAACTCTATAAACCTCTCAACACCCGCTTCGGCGGCATTGCTTTTCGCCGCTTCAACGGCTTCGCTGTTGATGTCTGTGGCTATTATCCTGCCGTCAAAACCTTTGCGTACAGCGGAGAGTGCATCACCACGCATCCGCTTCCACTCCCGTTCGTCATAATCGAGAATATGCATAAAACCGAAGTTCCGCCTGATCAGCCCCGGTGCCATATTAAGACCACGCATCGCCGCCTCTATGGCAAGGGTTCCACTGCCGCACATGGGGTTTACAAAGTTTTTAGTACCGTCCCACCCGGAAACCTCAACACAGGCTGCCGCAAGGGTTTCCTGCATCGGCGCTTTCATAGGATTAAGCCTGTAGCCCCTTTTGGAAAGAGCCTCTCCGGAGCTGTCTATATAGAGTGCACAGCCACCGTTGCGCCAGTGAAGGAAGATGACCGTTTTATTGAGAATGGGCCCTGAATCGGGTCTTCTCCCTCTTTTAGAGGAGATCCTGTCCACAACGGCGTCCTTGAGCCTCAGGTTTGCAAACCGGGTGTCCCGGATATTATCGTTAAGCACCGAGGAGGTTATACTCACATAGCCACGGCTGTCGATGATATCCTCCCAGCCGACCTTTGAGACCTCCTTATACAGCTCATCGGGCCCAGCCGCTCTAAAGGTTTTAAGGAGATACAGCACCCTGTGACCTATGCGCAAATGGAGGTTAAGGCGCATGCAGTCCCGCATGGTTCCTTCGGTCTCCACGCTGGCTATACTTTTCTTGGTTATTTCGAATCCGAGAGCCTCCATCTCCTCTGCAAGGAAATCGGGCATTGCTTTAGGGCAGGTTACAAGGATCCTGCTCTTCTTTTTGAATAGTGACATTTATACCGCTTTATATAGTTATTTTCGAGCATATTACACAGAAGACAGAATAACTTCAAGAATGATAAAACAGTGTAGCCTGTTTTAATCCGAGTATTCTGAACCGAGCTGTACGATCCTGTCGAAGTTTTTCTCAAATTTGTCTGTTATCTCTGGCTCAAAATGGGTTCCCCTCCCCTTAAGGATCTGCGCCAGAGCCTCTTCCGGGCTCCATGCCCTTTTGTAGGGGCGCTCGGAGGTGAGTGCATCGTAAACATCGCATATGGCAACTATTCTACACTCCAAGGGGATCTCTTCCCCCTTAAGCCCCTGGGGGTAGCCGCCCCCCTCCCATTTTTCATGGTGGAGCAGAGCAACCTTTCTTGCCAACTTAAGCAACTCAGAATCATCATCGGGGAGCAGGTTATGCCCTATCACAGTGTGCTGTTTCATAATCTCAAACTCTTCGAAGGTGAGCTTCCCCGGCTTCAGAAGGATCTTGTCCGGAATACCGATCTTACCCACATCGTGCATAGTGCTGGCCGTTGCGAGCAGTTCCGCCTGATTGTCATCCATACCGAGCTCCTTCGCCATAAGCTCGCAGAAATAGCTCATCCTGTGGATATGCATTCCCGTTTCATTATCACGGAACTCCGCCGCATGACCAAGGCATTTAACGATATTAAGCTGGGTTTGACGAAGCTTGGCTGTTCTGTCACGGACGATATCCTCAAGACGGTCACGGTGCCCCTTGAGCTCCAGATGTGTTCTGACTCTGGCAAGTACAACGGTCTCGCTAAGGGGTTTGGTAATGAAATCCACCGCACCCGCTTTAAAACCTGCGGCCTGATCACTGTCGCTGGAAAGTGCTGTGATAAAGATAACCGGGATGTCCCTGAGTATGGGGTCGTTTCTGAGCCTGCGGCACACTTCGTAGCCGTCCGGCTCGTCCATCATAACATCAAGAAGGATAAGATCGGGCTGCTTTACAGTAGCCATTTCAAGGGCTTCGCTACCCGAAGAGGCCGTAATTACGGAGTAATGATCCGAGAGCATCTCCTCCATAATATCGAGATTTATTACTTCATCATCCACAACTAAGATTAACTGATTATTCATTATTTACCACCAAGTGAATAAATTAAACCTGCGTATTCTTGCATTATAAGAAAATAGTGTGTGCAATAGATACACTCAAGATGTTTTTTCCATATTGAGTAATTATTTTTTTGACACATTATTAAACAATGATATTTATGATTAGTTTCAAAAGGCAATTAGCCTTAATTTAACTTTCCCCTTATGTTAACATGTAAAAAAATTATCAGGTGCCTTGATGGATAATGAAAACAAAATCCTAATCGTTGATGATGATCCTCTTAACATAGACATACTCGAGGAGATTTTCTCCGATATATACCGTGTGAAGAGTGCCTCTTCCGGCGAGGAAGCCCTTGAGCTTCTTGATTCATACCGACCCGATCTTATCCTTATGGATATTATGATGCCCGGCATAGGAGGGTATGAAACGTGCAGAAGGATACGCAGAAGCGTGAAACACAGGCTGGTTAAGATCATTCTCGTTTCGGGCAAGGGGATGACCGAAGAGCGCCTTGAGGGCTATGAGGCTGGCGCCGATGACTATGTAACCAAACCTTTCAGCGATGACGAGCTTCTGGCCAAGGCAAACGTGTTTCTGAGACTGAAAAGGACCGAAGAGGTGGACAGGATCAAAATGGACATCCTGAACCTCTTCTCCCATGAAACCAGAACACCGCTCAGCTCCATCGTAAGCCCAGCTGAACTCCTGCTTGAGGATACAAACCTTACCGAGGATCAGCGCTATCTGCTCAAAATGATCGTATCAAGCTCCGAGAGGCTGGTGGATTTCATAAACAAGACCACCCTTCTCTGCAACCTGAAAGGCGGCCAACGGCTTAACACATACATAGCGAGACCCTCCGATGTTGTTCTTGCGGCTAAGGAAAGACTTGCCGAGCAGTTCAGGACCAAGAACGTGCGCCTCTCTGTCTCCGGCGACGAACTCGAGCCCGCAACGGCAGACTGGGAGATGATAACCCACGCAATAACTTATATCATGGACAACGCCGTAAAGTACTCCCCCCACGGAGCTGAGGTTAAGGCCGATATCCAAAAGGAATCGCCAGATATGGTTCTATACAGAGTAACGGACAACGGCCCCGGCATAGATGAGGAAAACTATCGTGATCTCTTCGAGGAGTTCCACGTAGATGAGATTATGCACCACCATAAGGGGCTTGGGATAAGTCTCTCCATAGCTCGCTATGTGGCCAGAGCCCACGGCGGTGATATATCCCTCTATAACTCCGAAACGGGTGGAGCTGTCTGTGAATTTAGAATAAAAGAGCAACAAGGGTAAGGAATGGATAGAGAAGGCGAAGACAGAAAGATTGCCGCACTTAGCTTCCTGAGCCTGATCTCTGTGGTCGCTATCTTCGCAGTAACAATCAGCTTTATATTCATTTCATCAAATATCCGTGAGATAAAACGTAAGTCCCAACAGCTGCAAAACCAAATCTATGATGTCCGGCGAGATGTATTGAGCGGCAGGCTTGCCTCGGAAACCAGAAGGATAACTTACGCCTCCGAAGAGATGAAGAGCAGAACCGAATCCGAGCTCCTTGAAAGGGTCCACAACGCTTACTCTGTAATCTATAGAACATACAGAGACATGGCGGGTGAATATCCCGATGCGAAGATTATCGAAACAGCCGCATCGCTACTTGATAAGATGCGCTTCAATAACGGCAACGGATATTACTTCTTGATAGACATGAAGGGTTTATCCCACCTATTCCCCACAAACCGGGAAATGGAGGGAACCAACATCATAGGACTGCAGGACAGCAACGGAGTCTTCATAGTCCAAAAGATGCTTGAGATAGCAAAAAACCGTCGTGAGGATTTCCTGGAGTGGTCTTGGTACAAGCCGGACAACTATCTACTGATGTATGAGAAAAAAGGCTATATAAAATATGTTGAAGCTCTGGATCTCTTTGTAGGAACCGGTTTGTACAAGGAAGATATTATAAATGAGTCCAAGAACGTAATCCTTAATGAAATGCAGAGACTTAGCAGACTGAATCCGAAGGAAGAGCGGCTGAGCATTTATGAAATAACAGAGACCGCTGATGGGGACAGGTTCATCGAAACACTTCTGGAAAAAGGTGATCGTTACACGGAAAAACCCACACCCGGCTACACCGCTAATATACTGGAAAGGATAAAAGAGGAGAATCAGGTCTGCATATCAAACAGCCTATACCGTGAACAGGAGGGCTACGCTGTGCCCGCACTCTCCTGCTTTCGTCTTATTGAAGACTGGAACTGGATTATTTCAAGAACCATGTCCACCCGTGATATAAGCGATCTGGTAATGAGAGAGGAGCATCTTCTAAGGGAGGGGCTGAAACGAAACATATACATACTCGCAGGGGCAGTTCTCAGCGCTTTGCTCATAGGCGTTGTAATATCTTTTGTTATCGCAAGTAATATAAGCAGTATCTTTCGTCGCTATGGCAAGATAAACAAAAACCAGACCGACAAGCTGGCTGCCGCCAATCAAAGGCTTCATGAAAAGATTAAGGAGCGTAAAGAGGTGGAGGAGCAGCTCGTGCGTGCAAGGGCGGAGCTTGAGAGAAAGGTGCAGGACAGAACTCTGGAGCTTAAGCGGAAAAACGAGTTCCTTATTGCTGAGAATATTGAGAGGAAACAGGCTGAAAAGGCACTGATTAAAGCAAAAGAGGAGGCGGAAACAGCCAACTTTGCAAAAAGCGAATTCCTCACAAACATGAGCCAGGAGCTTCGCTCCCCGATGCACGAGATACTAAGCTTCTCCCGTTTCGGTATAGACAAGCACAGCAAGGTCCCCCCAGAAAAGGTGCAGAGATATTTCAGCCAGATTAAGGACAGTGGAGAAAAGCTGCTTGGGTTCCTGAATTCACTGCTCGAGCTCTCAAAGCTTGAGGCGGGAAAGATGGAGTACCGGATTAACGTTACCGATGCAAGAAGCGCCGCCGAACAGTCTGTTAAAGAGCTTGAGCTTAACCTTAGCGAGAAAGGTCTCGTTGTGACCATAACCCCCGAGGGTATTCAACAGCCGGTTTATGCGGATGTAGGAGCAATACTGCAGGTTTTCCGCCACCTCCTTTCCTCACTCATAAGGGTAGCAGAGAATAATTCGGAGATATCCATAGCCTTCGCACCCTCCAGGCTCCAGAGAAAGGGGGAGGATGTTAAGGCCCTCGCCGCAGAGATAAGGCTGACGGAAAACATCTTAACCGATAAAGAGGTTTCCGAGCTTTTCAGCGGATATGCAGACAAGCCCAAGCCGGACGGCTCAAACACCTTCGGGCTCGGTCTCTCCATATGCCGCGAGATCATCCTTGTCCACGACGGCGATGTATTTGCCGCTAGAGAGGGCGCAGAGACTGTAATCCGCTTCATATTGAAATCACCCGAAGAGGTTAAAGGTGACAGCCTCAATGAATGAAAAGAAGATTTCAAAGATATCCCTTTATACCTCCCTCGGCCTCACAGCCGCCCTCACCCTTATAGTTGCGGCCGTTTTCTTCATAGGCTACTACACAGACTACAAAAGGGACCGGGAAGCACTGCAGGATGACTACGAAAGAACGCTTAAGGATGTCCTGAGAACCAGCGTAACCGAAGAGATCGAGCGTATAAGCTTCTACCGGAACATTATTTCCGAAAACCTCCGAATCGAGATCAAAACAAGAACCGATGAAGCATGGAACATAATGAACAGCATCTATAACGATTATAAAGACGAGCTGAGCGAAAGGGAGATAAAACAGAAGATCTACGACACCATAAAGCCTATCCAGTTCAACTCCGGCAGGGGTTACTATTTTATAATAAACAGCAACCTGGATATCGTCCTCCATGGCACCAATACCCCCCTTGAAGGGCTTAACGTTAACGATACCCCTCTGGAGCTTGCAAAAAGCTTCATCACACAGATGAAATCCCTGGCGGACTCCCACCAAAATGGATACATAGAGTACCGCTGGACTAAGCCCTACGACAGGGAAAATCTATACATGAAATACAGCTATATCAGGAATTTCGAGCCATTCGGCTGGATTATCGGCACTGGGGACTATCTCGATGAGGCGGAAAAAAGCGTAAAGAAAGATATCCTGAACAGCTATAAATATACCAGTAACTTATCACTCCATAAGGAGTTCGTTTCCGTAAACGAGATATTCAACATGCACGGCGGAAGAGACTTCGCGAGGGTTCTCGTATTCACAGGAAATGAGGAGCTTCAGAACATGCTCATTTCCGATAACTACACCGATGAGGAAGGAAACTTATACCTGCGTGATATAATGGACGATCTTCGTGAAAATGGAGAGGCCTTCGTAAAGCATCTTGTGAGAATCCCCGGAGAGGATGAACCAAGAGTACGTATGGTCTATTTCCTCCTGTACCCGGAATGGGACTGGATGATAGGCAAAGGCTACTATCTTGAGGATATCAAGGATGAGATAGCCGGTAAAAAGGCGGAGCTCCTTAACAGGGTCATAATGGACAGCATATACACCCTCGCCGCCCTTCTCGCCGTTGCGGGGCTTGCAGTATTCATATCATTCAAAGTATCGGGGAGAATAGCATCGGGGGCAGAAAAATACCGCAGGGAAAACAAGCAGAAGAAGGATAAGCTCCATGAAAGCAACCGCCTGCTCTGGGAAGAGATACGCCAGAGAAAGCTCACAGAAAACACCTTAAGGAAAGCCGGCGAAGAGCTTGAAAAAGCCGTAAGGGAACGAACCGCAGATCTGGACGATGTAAACCGTCACCTGCAGGAGGAAAACCGGAAGAGGAAGGATATTCACACAGAGCTTATACGTGCTAAGGAGGATGCGGAGAATGCCAACAAGGCTAAATCCGAGTTTCTGGCAAATATGTCCCACGAGATACGCACACCTCTGCACGGTATCCTGAGCTTCTCCAATTTCGGATTGAAGAAACTGGGCACAGCCTCAGAAGAAAAGATCGAGCACTACTTCATACAGGTGCACGAAAGCGCAAACAGGCTCATGACCTTCATAAACGACCTGCTGGATCTATCCCGGCTGGAGGCAGGGAGTATGGACTACCGAATACAGGAAGAGGATATCCTGCCTGTTCTGCAGTCCATCGCCTCGGAGTTTCAGGAATCACTAAACGAAAAAGGGATTATTCTTGAGATGCCTAAAGAAGGCGCCACAGCCTCCATTGACCGTTTACGCATAGGTCAGGTCTTCAGCAATGTTTTATCGAATGCCATAAAATTCTCACCGGATAACAGAAGCATAAAGGTAGAACTGATTAAACACAGAGGGTTTGCAGAGGTTAGAGTAAGAGACGAAGGGCACGGGGTTCCCGATGAGGATAAAGAGAGGATCTTCCATAAGTTCATCCAGAGCGCCAAAACCAAAACAGGGGCAGGCGGAACCGGACTAGGCCTTGCTATATCCAGGGAGATAATATCCTATCACGGCGGCAAAATATGGACCGAAGACCCGCCATCGGGGGATGGTAGCGTCTTTATTTTCACCGTCCCCGCAGACTCCTGACAGGCACGCTCCTTGCTTATTAATCCGCATGATGAACAATGCGGAACTTATTTCCTGTTTAAGCAAACTTTACGGCACAAGGGTAAGCTCTCCTTCTCCGGAACTGCTGAACAGCGATTCTGTTAAAAAGCAGTTCAGAAGGATGGCGATGAAGCTGCACCCTGATATGAACAGAGGGGCGGACGAGGAAACCTCACGCAGGCTCGGTGATTCCTTTATCAGCGTGAACGAGGCCTATAAAAACCTTCTAGGCTACTTGGAATCATCTGGTGCATTCACAGCACCGTCCTCAGTATTTCGGCAGAGAAGTACTGAGAAACCTCAGTACTCATCCCCCGGAAACAGCAGCGGTTCACAGCAGAGAGCCCACACCAGCCGCAGAAAGCGGGACTTCATCCCCTCCAGAAAGTTGAGCTTTGAGGAGTATCTCTACTACACCGGAATAATCACCTGGCACGACTTTATCGCCGCTAAAATATGGATAAGAGCGGGGAGGAGCAGGCTGGGAGAGATAGCTATAAAATGGGGATGGATAACACGCAGAGACCTTGAAGCTGTTCTACCAGAGAAACGATTCGGCGAGCAGGTCGGGGAGCTCATGGTGCGCAGCGGGCTGATAACAAGGTTCAGGCTCAATGTTCTTCTTCGACTTCAGAAGCAGATGGAACCGGATGTGGAAGAATACTTCCTCAGCAGAGGCATACTCAGCGAAAGCAGGATGATGCAGCATCTGACCAATATGAAATACTACAACTCCTGCTTTGAGGAAAAGGCTAGCTGCGGTTGATAAGTATAAGCCCGATAATGCAGAGTATGATGCCGAGCCCCGTGGTCATGCTTATGGTCTCCTTAAAGAAGGCATACCCCACCGGTATCAGAAAAAGCCCCACAAGAACACTGCATACAACTCCGCCGATGTTGATGTTCCAACCGGCTCTGTAGGCAAGAAGAAAGCCCAGCTCAAGGCCAACAATGGACATGCCAAGGCCTATGCTGGCAAGGTTCAGCCGGCGGAACGTTTCTGTGAATCCTTCCGCCGCAGGGAAGAAGGGGATAAGAAGAAGTGATGTTGCGGCGGCTGTGAGATATGTCATCACAAGGGAAAAAACGGGGTTAACGTTCACAGGTATCGACTTCTGGAACACATGGTATAAAACATTCGAGAAAACGGCCATCATCATCGGAGCCCAGTAAAGCATAATTGCACCTCAAACAAACTGGAAGAAAGATATAGATATCCACCTAAAACCCTTTAAATGTCAAGCTCTTTAAATATCTTACATAATAGCAGAGAAAAACTAGCCCCTGTGTATATGTGCAGTTGAATATATCCATGATTTAATGTAATCTAAAATATTACTGCATATGAGTAATAATACCTGTCAGGTATTATTTTTACTTTTTTATTTATGGTGATTTTATGAAACGAAACGCACCCAGCATAGTCAAGAAAAGCCGGGTTTATATGCTCCTGATGGGCGTGATTGTGGGCATTATATTCCCATTCTTCACCGTGATAGTGCTCAACTTGAACCCAAAGGACGTTCTGAACACAAAGTTCTTCGTCTCCTGTATTATTGCAGGCATTCTGGTGGGACTGCTATCTTCGGTAATAACCAGCATAACGATCCTCAACAAGCTCACAACCTTCCACGAGGCGCTCGTAGATGTGGTCAAAAACATCAAAGCACACAAGCAGGGGATGCGGAAGGTGGAGGAGTGCGACTGTTTTGTTCTGCGGGACACCTCAGACATCATCGGCGACATTCAGGAGAAGTACAACGAGCTGGTGGAAACCATACGCAACTCCTTCCTCCAGCACCAGCACATGGACCAGTTTTTCACCGTGCTCAACCATTCCATAGAGTTCAGAAACCTTAATAAAAACGTGGTGAAATTCATAACAGAGACAGTACAGCCCGTTCTCGCAGCAGAGATATACTGCTTTAATGAGCATAACAAATTCCTCAAATGCGGCGCAGTATTC from the Limisalsivibrio acetivorans genome contains:
- a CDS encoding J domain-containing protein — encoded protein: MMNNAELISCLSKLYGTRVSSPSPELLNSDSVKKQFRRMAMKLHPDMNRGADEETSRRLGDSFISVNEAYKNLLGYLESSGAFTAPSSVFRQRSTEKPQYSSPGNSSGSQQRAHTSRRKRDFIPSRKLSFEEYLYYTGIITWHDFIAAKIWIRAGRSRLGEIAIKWGWITRRDLEAVLPEKRFGEQVGELMVRSGLITRFRLNVLLRLQKQMEPDVEEYFLSRGILSESRMMQHLTNMKYYNSCFEEKASCG
- a CDS encoding hybrid sensor histidine kinase/response regulator, which produces MDNENKILIVDDDPLNIDILEEIFSDIYRVKSASSGEEALELLDSYRPDLILMDIMMPGIGGYETCRRIRRSVKHRLVKIILVSGKGMTEERLEGYEAGADDYVTKPFSDDELLAKANVFLRLKRTEEVDRIKMDILNLFSHETRTPLSSIVSPAELLLEDTNLTEDQRYLLKMIVSSSERLVDFINKTTLLCNLKGGQRLNTYIARPSDVVLAAKERLAEQFRTKNVRLSVSGDELEPATADWEMITHAITYIMDNAVKYSPHGAEVKADIQKESPDMVLYRVTDNGPGIDEENYRDLFEEFHVDEIMHHHKGLGISLSIARYVARAHGGDISLYNSETGGAVCEFRIKEQQG
- a CDS encoding cache domain-containing protein; this translates as MNEKKISKISLYTSLGLTAALTLIVAAVFFIGYYTDYKRDREALQDDYERTLKDVLRTSVTEEIERISFYRNIISENLRIEIKTRTDEAWNIMNSIYNDYKDELSEREIKQKIYDTIKPIQFNSGRGYYFIINSNLDIVLHGTNTPLEGLNVNDTPLELAKSFITQMKSLADSHQNGYIEYRWTKPYDRENLYMKYSYIRNFEPFGWIIGTGDYLDEAEKSVKKDILNSYKYTSNLSLHKEFVSVNEIFNMHGGRDFARVLVFTGNEELQNMLISDNYTDEEGNLYLRDIMDDLRENGEAFVKHLVRIPGEDEPRVRMVYFLLYPEWDWMIGKGYYLEDIKDEIAGKKAELLNRVIMDSIYTLAALLAVAGLAVFISFKVSGRIASGAEKYRRENKQKKDKLHESNRLLWEEIRQRKLTENTLRKAGEELEKAVRERTADLDDVNRHLQEENRKRKDIHTELIRAKEDAENANKAKSEFLANMSHEIRTPLHGILSFSNFGLKKLGTASEEKIEHYFIQVHESANRLMTFINDLLDLSRLEAGSMDYRIQEEDILPVLQSIASEFQESLNEKGIILEMPKEGATASIDRLRIGQVFSNVLSNAIKFSPDNRSIKVELIKHRGFAEVRVRDEGHGVPDEDKERIFHKFIQSAKTKTGAGGTGLGLAISREIISYHGGKIWTEDPPSGDGSVFIFTVPADS
- a CDS encoding cache domain-containing protein, encoding MDREGEDRKIAALSFLSLISVVAIFAVTISFIFISSNIREIKRKSQQLQNQIYDVRRDVLSGRLASETRRITYASEEMKSRTESELLERVHNAYSVIYRTYRDMAGEYPDAKIIETAASLLDKMRFNNGNGYYFLIDMKGLSHLFPTNREMEGTNIIGLQDSNGVFIVQKMLEIAKNRREDFLEWSWYKPDNYLLMYEKKGYIKYVEALDLFVGTGLYKEDIINESKNVILNEMQRLSRLNPKEERLSIYEITETADGDRFIETLLEKGDRYTEKPTPGYTANILERIKEENQVCISNSLYREQEGYAVPALSCFRLIEDWNWIISRTMSTRDISDLVMREEHLLREGLKRNIYILAGAVLSALLIGVVISFVIASNISSIFRRYGKINKNQTDKLAAANQRLHEKIKERKEVEEQLVRARAELERKVQDRTLELKRKNEFLIAENIERKQAEKALIKAKEEAETANFAKSEFLTNMSQELRSPMHEILSFSRFGIDKHSKVPPEKVQRYFSQIKDSGEKLLGFLNSLLELSKLEAGKMEYRINVTDARSAAEQSVKELELNLSEKGLVVTITPEGIQQPVYADVGAILQVFRHLLSSLIRVAENNSEISIAFAPSRLQRKGEDVKALAAEIRLTENILTDKEVSELFSGYADKPKPDGSNTFGLGLSICREIILVHDGDVFAAREGAETVIRFILKSPEEVKGDSLNE
- a CDS encoding EamA family transporter is translated as MLYWAPMMMAVFSNVLYHVFQKSIPVNVNPVFSLVMTYLTAAATSLLLIPFFPAAEGFTETFRRLNLASIGLGMSIVGLELGFLLAYRAGWNINIGGVVCSVLVGLFLIPVGYAFFKETISMTTGLGIILCIIGLILINRS